The nucleotide window TGGGAGGGTGAGAGGTGGGAATGGGAGGACGTACCGATGCCAAATCCACCAGTGAATTTAAAGGGCAGTTTCATGTCGGGATTACCATCGTATTGCTGCACCGGGCTGTGAAGGAATACAGGCAGGACGGAGTCAAAGGCCATGGCGTGCATGGACATGAGAGCGTAAGCGAGCAGGACGAGTCGCGATTGCGGAGTGAAGATCTCGGCCCAGGTTGGTTTGGCtttctttgctgctgctgttgctggacGAGTAGTAGTCGACTGAGGAAGCAATGCTTCTCGTTCTGCATCCGATGCATGAGACtctgacttcttcttccgagaAGAAGTACACGAGCTAGTCAATGCCtctccaacaaccaacccatAGTCACGTTGATGTTTCTTCGCCGCCAGCGTTTCCTATACGTCCACATTAACATACCACCCCCTTCAACCTCCCGAATAGACACacaagagaaaaagggggaTGGACGTACATGCAAAAACAACCATCCCGTGGCAATCCCCACGACAAAAAACGCCGCGGCAGCAATATTCGGCAACGCAAACGGCCAATTTCTCAAAAACTCCGACCCCCCAAACAACCCCGGATGCTTCTCTGCAGGCCTTGCCAGCGCGCCTCCAAACGCCGGACCAAAAATACTCCCGATCGTCCACACCAGCGGCATGATACTAAACGCGCGGGGCTGGAGTTCCTTCTGAGGAACCATTTCCGCGACCATGGTGCGGATGATGCCCACGTTGCCGTTCATGAGACCCAGCAGGGCGCGGGAGACGACCAGCATGGAGAGGGACgaggagaagccgaagagaagCGAGAAGACCATGGTGCAGGTGAGTCCGACCAGGATGATGGGCTTGCGGCCGAGAGTGTCGGAGAGGGTGCCCCAGGTGACGGCCATCAGGGCCTGTGAGAAAGAGGTCACCGCGCTGGTGATGCCGACCCATTTGGCGATTTCGGATTTAGGGACCCCGACGTGGTCGATCATTTCGGGCTGTACATTATTAGTAttggtttgggtttggagttGGGGGAATGGGGGAGATGTACCAGGTAGGGAAGGACGGAGGTTAAGACGACTGTTTTTGttgtatatttattagaagTGATTCATTACTGAGAGGGTATGTTGAGTGGACGTACCCGGCTCTGCAAAGCGACATATTGCTATGTATATCGGTCAGTATACAGCTATAAACTTTAGGAGATTTGATTTGCAGTACATACAGAGAATGACCAGCTGCCGAACAGGCAGCCGGGCGGGTTTCTCCAACATGGTGAGCAGACTACCCCCAAAATATTTTGAAGAGAggaatgaaagaagaaaagaagagggagaggaaaagaaaaaagacaaGAGTAAGACTCAACAAGCAGCGCGTGTGACCAGGGCCAACCAACTAATCGGCACTCGGCAGTAGAAGACAGTCTTAAGACACGCTAAGCAGGCCCTAAAATGGCGAATAGCCTCGCGGTGGGTCGATCGCCGGCGGGGAAAGtaagcaatcaatcacttGAAGATAATCGGTAAGCAATCAACATGCCCGCTTCTAActgctatctatctacttaatactactccgtactaatCTCCCGTCTCATGCTCTCCAACTGTCTCCAACGAAAGAATGACTTTGAAGACTTGCACATACACCAAtaagacatacatacattcacACTCTCCTTCCTTGACTCCCTTGCTCCAACGGCAGTCACCTGGCATCCGCCAATCGGCATTCATCTCCAATCACGTCCATCTGACTCACTGCAGTAGCTTCGTCGCAGCTTCAATGCGCTCAATGATAATCGCGCGCCATTTCTAGACCTCGTTAGCCGCTGAAATTAATCAGCTACGTAAATCTGGGTTACTCACCTGAGAATTCAGCAAATCACCCGCTTCCAAGCTCTCCACCAATCCTGGATACGTCGCGCCCGAGTATCCCGTCCAGATGCCTGGTGCAAACACTACGTGCTTAAACCAGCTGCGTCCATCCAGACCCGGCTGGTACAGGAACTGCCGTTCAATCCCCTTGTACTTGTCGTTGACGATGCGGATCTGGAAGTAGAGCCGcaccttcctccaccagTGGTACCACGGCACATCGTCGCCCAGCTGCTCAGTCAGATCCGCCGCATAGGCGTCGAATTTCGCTGACACGGCTTGGAACTTAGCGATCGCTGCGTCAAGCGGCCCAAAGTCGAACGATGCTCCCTCGGGGAGTTGCTTCGCCGCCGGCTTGATCTTGTCAAGATACTTCTCCAGGCCCAGCGCGTAGTCCGTAGCATTAAAGGCGATCACCGGCGTCTCCACCAGCTTGGCCGCTGCCAAAGCCCAGATCTTGGTGGTTGTCTCATGGTACTTCCAGCCCGGGTCGCCGAACCGGTCCATCCAGTCGAAGCTGTCGTAGTTCGAGTGGTAGTGGTACACTGGGTCCTTCGGACCGCGGCTGAATCCAAGGTCGTAGCTCGCCACACCAGCAAAGTCCTGGAAGGCCGTAAAGTCACTGCCACTACCCATGGTGGCGATATCACCGTCCCAGAGGTCCCGGACGGTCTGCCCAGGCACAGTCTGGTTGGGTGACTTCACCAACCCAGTGACCTCGTAGATCAGCTTGTTCAACAGCGGGCTGGCCCTCGGGCGCAAGCTCGTTCCTGACGCCGCCACGTCCACGTTGAGATAGGCAATGTTAGCCTTGGACAACCAGGGGAGCTgctcctccacccactcgGTGGATCCGAGCAATCCGTACTCCTCGCCGTCCCAGCTGGCAAAGACAATAGTACGGAGCGGCTTCCACCCAGCCTTGAGCGCCTCGCCGAAGCTGCGCACAACTTCGTTGAGAGCGGCAGACCCGCTGTTCGGATCTCCAGCGCCGCCGGCAATCCAGGCATCGCGGTGGTTGCCCATGATCACGACCTCATCCGGGATGGCTCCCTTGATGACACCAATGACGTTCCACAAAGGAGTCGTCACGTACTCCTGCTCATTGTACAGATTGATCTGGAC belongs to Aspergillus luchuensis IFO 4308 DNA, chromosome 3, nearly complete sequence and includes:
- a CDS encoding uncharacterized protein (COG:G;~EggNog:ENOG410PFNS;~InterPro:IPR020846,IPR011701,IPR036259;~PFAM:PF07690;~TransMembrane:10 (o12-34i46-63o75-95i107-128o148-170i246-269o301-321i333-353o359-383i429-449o);~go_function: GO:0022857 - transmembrane transporter activity [Evidence IEA];~go_process: GO:0055085 - transmembrane transport [Evidence IEA]), with protein sequence MIDHVGVPKSEIAKWVGITSAVTSFSQALMAVTWGTLSDTLGRKPIILVGLTCTMVFSLLFGFSSSLSMLVVSRALLGLMNGNVGIIRTMVAEMVPQKELQPRAFSIMPLVWTIGSIFGPAFGGALARPAEKHPGLFGGSEFLRNWPFALPNIAAAAFFVVGIATGWLFLHETLAAKKHQRDYGLVVGEALTSSCTSSRKKKSESHASDAEREALLPQSTTTRPATAAAKKAKPTWAEIFTPQSRLVLLAYALMSMHAMAFDSVLPVFLHSPVQQYDGNPDMKLPFKFTGGFGIDSQTIGIYYTLIGILGMFIQFLIFPWAAHRFGVLNCLKAVVSVFPVIYMLTPFTVLLPVPWLRNVAIFLLMFGKLAASIFGFPCTTILLTNSASSMSVLGTLNGVGTSVSAVGRAVGPAVIGGAYSWGVKRGWGILPWWVCGVFGMLSAVPVGWIGEENALQGDDVEEVDGEGGEREEEREEGGYGAIGRR
- a CDS encoding M28 family metallopeptidase (COG:O,P;~EggNog:ENOG410PI09;~InterPro:IPR036757,IPR007365,IPR034308,IPR003137, IPR039373,IPR007484;~MEROPS:MER0015691;~PFAM:PF04253,PF02225,PF04389;~TransMembrane:1 (i45-67o)), with product MPPEMREKADAYHYSTMPSESTPLLTTVGVRPHRHRYPHHSLRRFCTITLTSILTLSLCLFLTPTALLPRAHGSIWSYLPWANPFPHSSWPAGHGLSYAELQAVLKETPSAQKAREWSTYYTAGPHLAGKNLSQAVWTKERWAEFGVPETEIVAYDIFLNYPVDHRLALLKKDEVVFEATLEEDVLEEDHTSGLPNRVPVFHGYSASGNVTAPYVFVNYGTVDDFQDLVDRNVSLGGKIAIAKYGRIFRGLKVKRAQELGMSGVILYDDPESDGEIIEENGYAPYPEGPARNPSAVQRGSTQFLSIAPGDPTTPGYPSKPGCDRQDPYESIPLIPSLPISYQEVVPLLKALNGHGPKASDLNEYWQGGKLGSKGVEYYIGPTPDDVQINLYNEQEYVTTPLWNVIGVIKGAIPDEVVIMGNHRDAWIAGGAGDPNSGSAALNEVVRSFGEALKAGWKPLRTIVFASWDGEEYGLLGSTEWVEEQLPWLSKANIAYLNVDVAASGTSLRPRASPLLNKLIYEVTGLVKSPNQTVPGQTVRDLWDGDIATMGSGSDFTAFQDFAGVASYDLGFSRGPKDPVYHYHSNYDSFDWMDRFGDPGWKYHETTTKIWALAAAKLVETPVIAFNATDYALGLEKYLDKIKPAAKQLPEGASFDFGPLDAAIAKFQAVSAKFDAYAADLTEQLGDDVPWYHWWRKVRLYFQIRIVNDKYKGIERQFLYQPGLDGRSWFKHVVFAPGIWTGYSGATYPGLVESLEAGDLLNSQKWRAIIIERIEAATKLLQ